The Gordonia terrae genome contains the following window.
CGCGGAAGGCGCCGGCCCAGGGAGTCGGTCTCTACCTCGATGGCGGTTTCGGCGTGGGCAAGACCCACCTGCTGGCATCGATCTACCACTCGATGCCCGCGCCGAAGTCGTTCGCGACGTTCGTGGAGGTCACCCACGTGGTCGGTGCGCTCGGCTTCGTCAACGCGGTCGAGCGGCTCTCGCAGCACACGGTGCTGTGTATCGACGAGTTCGAACTCGACGACCCGGGCGACACCATGCTCGTCTCCCGGCTGCTGACCGAGCTCACCGCCAAGGGCGTCTCGATCGTCGCCACCTCGAACACGCTTCCCGGCCAGCTCGGCGAGGGCCGGTTCGCCGCCCAGGACTTCCTGCGGGAGATCCGCAAACTGTCCGCGGTGTTCGAGACCATCCGTGTCGACGGCCCCGACTACCGCCACCGTGACCTGCCGCCCGCGCCGGAGCCGCGAAGCGAGTCCGAACTGACCGAGATCGCCGAGTCCACCGACGGCGCGACCCTCGACGACTTCGACGCCCTGTGCGATCACCTCAGCACGCTGCACCCGTCGAAGTACAAGGACCTCGTCGACGGCGTCTCCCTGGTCTGCATCTCGGGATTGCACCCGGCCGAGGACCAGTCGGTGGCGCTGCGCCTGGTGGTGCTCGCCGACCGCCTGTACGACGCCCACATCCCGGTCACCGTCGCGGGCGCGAAACTCGACGAGATCTTCACCGACGAGATGCTCGCCGGCGGCTATCGCAAGAAGTACCTGCGTGCCACGTCCCGCCTGCTCGCGCTCTCGCGGTTCGCGGAGTCGGCGGCCTGACAACGTAACCGGGTTTGTGTCGGCTCAAAGCCGTTGCGTGAACACGTAATCGTGTTCGGTGCTCTCCCCGAGGGTGAAGGTCTTCACACCGACGCGTTCGAAACCCATCTTCGTGTAGAACCGCTGGGCGCGGGCGTTCAGCTGATTCACCCCCAGCCAGATGAGCGTGCTGCCGTGTGACCGTGCGCGTTCGATCGCGGTGCCCATGAGCAGATGCGACGGGGTCGCGCCCTGCCGCGAATGGTGGTCGCGCAGCACGTACATCTTGGACACCTCGCTCACCGGACGTTCGGTCACGACCGCGCAGACGTCGGGGTGTGCCGGTTCGGTGTGCATCACGAGCGCGTAGCCGAGGATCGGGCCGCCGACACCGTCTCGCGCGACCAGGACATCGGCGCGCGGATCGGTGATGTGGGCACGAAAGTTGCTCTCCCGCAGGTTCGCCGCGACGAAGTCGTCGATGTCGGCCGGCGACGCATGCGGTGGGCACGCGAGCGGAAACGTGATGGCGGCGACCTCGGCGACACCCCCCGCCGCGGCGGGGTCGGTCACGACCTCGACGACGACCTCGGTCGTACCGGTGACATCGGGGCCGCTCACGACAGCGGGCGGGCCGGGTCGGCGGTCCAGGCGTTCATCGACCCGTCATAGACGGCGACGTCGTCCCGGCCGAGGGTGCGCAACGCGAATGCGGCTGCGGTGGCGGCGATCCCACCGCCGCAATAGGTGACCGGTCGCACCGACGGGTCGAGGGCGCCCGCGTCGTCGAACAGTCGGCGGAGCTCGTCGAGCGGCCGGAGCCGGCCGGCGTCGTCGACCAGTTCGGCGAACGGCACGTTGACACTGCCGGGGATGTGGCCGCCCGCGAACGATTCCCGGTCGAGTGCGTTCACGAGCAGGACGGACGAATCGCCGGTGGCGGCGGCGACCTCGTCGGTGGACACGATGCGCTCGGACCGGCGGCTCGGGGTGAATGTCGCTGCCGGACGGGTGACCTCGCCGGTCTCGACCGGCAGGTCGGCTGCGGTCCAGGCGCTGTATCCGCCGTCGAGGACGAGCACGTCGTCGAATCCCTCGAGTCCGAACTGCCACCACAGGCGGGTGGCCCAGATGCCGTTCACGGTGTCGTAGACGACGACGGTCGAGTCGTCGCCGATCCCCAGCCCGCCGATCGCCGTGGCGAACCGCGCCGAGTCGGCCGCGGCGAAGGGAGCTTCGCCGTCGGGATCGCTCAGATCGGCGATCTGGTCGGCGAACACCGCGCCGGGCAGGTGACCGGCCAGATAGGTGTCCCGGCCGGAGGCGACATGTGCGCCGTCGGCATCGAAGGTCAGGTGCACGGTGGCGTCGACGATGCGCAGGTTCTCGTCGTCGAGACGGGCGGCGAGGTCTGTGGCGGAGATGAGCGAGGTCATGACAGACACCGTAGTCCCGCCGTCATCGGAGGGGTTCGGTGGTGAAGTCGGCGAGCTCGACGCGGCGGGTCCTGTCCCAGTAGTCGACGATCCGCCACGGCAGGACGGCGACCACGCGTCCGTCGGGGTTGCGATACCAGTTGGTCATCGCCGGATGCGTCCACACCATCTGCGCGTGGGCGCGGTCGACGGCGTCGTTGTACTCCTCGGTGACGTCCCGCCGGACTTCCAGTGCGCCCAAGCGGTTCTCGATCATCGCGCGGATGGCGTCGCAGACGTAGCGCACCTGGTATTCGAGGATGCTGATGAAGCTGCCGCCGTGTCCCAGTGCGGTGTTCGGTCCGGTGAGGATGAACAGGTTGGGGAAATCGGGCGCGGTGATGCCGAGGTAGGCATACGCGTCGTGGTCACCCCACGCCTCGACCGTGTTCTGCCCACTGCGCCCCACGATGTCCATGGGGTAGAGGTAGCGATCGCTGTGGAACCCGGTCGCGAAGACGATGATGTCGAAGTCGTGCGCGGCGCCGGTGCCGTCGACGAGTCCCTGGGACGTGACCCGCTCGACGCCGTGCGGGACCAGTTCCACATTCGGCCTGCGCAACATGCGAAACCAGCCGTTGTCCAACAGCATCCGCTTGCCGAAGGGCGGGTAGTCGGGAGTCGACAGTTCGATGAGGTCGTCGCGGTCGCCCAGTTCGGTGCGCAGGTAGCGCAGGTAGAACTCGCGGTGACCGTGGTTGACGGCGTTGATCGACGCGGTCGGCTCGGGCCACTCCGGGTCGACGCGCAGGGTCGAGTGGACCTTGTCGTTGAAGATCCACGACAGACGTGCGCGGTACCACTCCCGGTACCCGGGGAGATTGTCCATCAGCCAGTGCACGGCGTCGCCGACCGGTGCGAAGTAGTCGTCGTTCGGCGCGATCCACTGCGGTGAGCGCTGGAAGATCGTCAGCGACCCGACCCGATCGGCGATCGCCGGCCCGATCTGCATCGCGCTGGCGCCGGACCCGACGATCGCCACCCGCTTGCCGGTGAGGGCGTCGGGCTCGTCGAGTTCGTCGGGCCACTGGGCGGAATGGAAGATCGGACCGGTGAAGTCGGCCAGGCCCGAGAGCTGGGGGAGCTTGGGGCGGTTGAGGAGTCCGACCGCGCTCACCAGGATCCGGGCCGTGAGGGTGTCCTGACGGCCGTCGCGATCCCGGACGTGGACCGTCCAGCGCTGGGTGTCGGCATCGTAGGTCGCCGAGATGACCTCGGTGCCGAAGCGGACGCGATCACGCACCGCGTGCCGGTCGGCGAAGGCCTGAAGGTAGCCCTGCACCTCGTCGCGTTTGCCGAAGTGCGTCGACCACGGGTGGTCGAAGGACGAGATGGAGTACAGGTAGCTCGGCGTGTCCACGCCCGCGCCGGGGTAGCGGTTCTCGTACCACGAGCCGCCGACCTCATCGTTCTTCTCCAGCACGGTGTGCTCGACGCCGGCTTCGGCGAGTTGCGTGGAGATCAGCATGCCGGCCACCCCGGCGCCGATCACCAGCGCGTCGATCGACGTGGCGAGATCGGCGGGCACGGTCGGCAGGTGTGTACCCCGTAGGTCGCCGCGGACGATCTCGGTCATCATCGGCGCGAATTCCGGGGCCACCTGCTCGCCCGCGGTGAACGACATCAGGGCGGCCACGAGTGTCTCGTCGGCGGGCGTGCGCGTCGGCTGCCCCCGGTCGTACCAGTCGTCGAGAGCCTCGACGACCGCCTCGCGGATCTCCTGCTGGATGTCCGCTGCGAGCCCGCCCGAGGAGTTGTCGTCCATGCCGCGGCTGCGGGTCGGCCGGTATCGGTCGGCCATCCACCGGCGGTCACCGGTCATCTCCACGAGAACGGCGAGCAGGGTCGGGATGTTGCCGGCCGCGACCGCCGCGCGGATGTCCGCGGTGCGCGGCCGGGTGTCCGAGGGCGAGGAAACGGATGTCATGACTAAAACTAACCACTGTTAGTACTTCGACGTCAATACCGGATCGATGCACTCCTCGCGGCTATTGACGTCGCGAATCGGGTGTGTAAGTGTGTGCTCAGTCATACTAACAACGGTTAGTGATCACGGAGGGTTGACATGGAACTCAGCGAAGCAATGCGCACCACGGGCACCTGCCGCTACTTCAGCGAGCGGCCCGTCGAGGACGAGGTGCTGTATCGGGCGTTCGACGACGCGCGATTCGGCCCGCAGGGCGGGAACCGTCAGCCCGTCCGCTGGGTGGTCGTCCGCGACGAGACGACGAAGAAAGCTCTCGCCGACCTCTACCTGCCGTTCTGGGAGGGTTACTACGCCGCGGTCGTCGAGGGTTCGAAGAAGGTCGGCGCGATCCCCAAGACCGTGGAGAGTGCCAACTACTTCGCCCACCACCTCGCCGAGGTGCCGGCGCTGATCGTGGTCTGTGCCGAGATGGACGGTCTGCATCCCACCGACCACGAACTGGGCAGGCTCAGCGTCGTCGGCGGGGCGTCGATCTACCCGAGTGTCCAGAACCTCACGCTCGCGCTCCGGCAACAGGGCGTGGCGACCGCACTGACGACCCTGCTCTGCGCCGCCGAGAACGAGGTGAAGGACCTGCTCGGCATCCCCGACGGCTACCTCACCGCAGCGCACATCGCCGTCGGCTACCCGCGCGACGACTTTCCCCGCAAGCTGACCCGGACCCCGGTCGAGGACATCACCTTCCTCGACCGCTTCGACAACCGGATGTTCGCGTGAGTGCCCCCGCCATGAACCCGACCACGCGCGCCCTGTCGCCCGCACAGACCTCGATGCTCGGCCGGGCCACCATCGGTGACCAGCTCCGACGACTGGCCCGGTCCCAGGGATCGACCCCGGCGATCGTGGCGTACGACGCACAGGGCGGACGGACGTCGACGTCCTACGCCGAGCTCGACGCGATGGCCAATCGCGTCGCGCATGTTCTGCTCGACCTCGGCGTCGGGCGAGGGGACCGGGTGGCGGTGATGAGCCGCAACCGCGTCGAGACGGTCGCCACCTACTACGGCGCATTGAAGGTCGGCGCCGCGTACTCCGGCGTGAGCCCGATGTTCCGCGAAGGCGAGGTCGCACAACAGCTCCGCCACCTGGAGCCGACGGTGCTGGTGATCGAACAACCGCTGTCCGCGCTGGCCGGCCCCATCGCCGACAGTCTCGGCATCTCGGTCCTCGTCGTCGGCGACGCCGAGGGGAACTCGTGGAACTCCTTCGACGAGTCGGTGGCCGCGGCGGACGACTCCGAACCGGAGTGTGAGGTCGACGAACACGACCTCGCGATGATCGTCTACACCAGCGGGACCGAGTCGACACCCAAGGGCGTCGAGATCGCCCACCGCAACTACCTCATCTCCACCTCGCCCGCGTACACATGGGGACTTCGCTGCCGCAACGACGACGTGTGGCTCTACGTCATGCCCTTCCACACCATCGCCGGGATCGGTTCGCTGACGTCGCTGACGCTGCTGGGTGCCACCCTCGTCCTGCCGGCCGCGGTCGACCCGGCGACGGCGTTGCGGATGATCCGGGACGAGAAGATCTCCGTCCTGGCGCAGACGCCGACGTTCTTCATCGCGCTGGCCAATCACCCCGATTTCGGCCCCGACACCGTGGGTACGGTGCGTCGCTGCCTGACCTACGGCGGCCAGGTGTCGCCGCACGCGGTCGACGCGTGGGCCGCGGCCACACCCGAGTCCGTCTGGGGCACATACTGGGGACAGTCCGAGCTGACCCAGCTCGGCTCGGTCGGCTGGTTCCGGCGGCTCGAAGACGTACCGGACCAGGACCCGACATGGATCGGCAAGCCGGTCGGGCACCTGGAGGTCCGGGTCGTCGACGCCGACGGCAACGACTCCGAAGAGGGCGAGCTGCTGTGTCGCACACCGTCGGTCATGCTCGGCTACTTCAAGGACCCCGAGCGCACCGCGCAGGTCTTCGAGGGTGGCTGGGTGCACACCGGTGACATCGTCCGCATCGATGCGGAGGGCAACCTGTTCTTCCGTGACCGGCGCAAGGACATGATCAAGACCGGCGGGTTCAACGTCGCATCGCAAGAGGTCGAGCGTGTCCTGCAGGCGCACCCCGACGTCGAGCGCGCCGCCGTCGTGGGGCTTCCGGACCCCTATTGGTCGGAGGCCGTCACCGGCTTCGTGGTCCTGCGCGCGGGTGCGGAGGTGAACGGCGACGACATCCGTGAGTACTGCCGCACCGACCTGGCAAAGTACAAGGTGCCCAAAGAGGTCCACGTCGTCGACGCACTGCCGACCGACGCCCAGGGCAAACTGCTCAAGCGCGAGTTGAGGAAGGCCTATGGAACCGGTCAGGGCTGAGGACGACGCCGTCTCGGCAGCCGACGATCAGCGGCAGCGAACAGATCGACGGCCACGCCGGCGCCGCGACGAGATCGTCGAGGCCGCCGCGGGATACTTCGCCGAACACGGATACTCCAACGCCGGGATGCGTGACATCGCGCAGGCGGTCGGCATGCGGGGCGCGAGCCTCTACAACCACTTCCAGTCCAAGGAGGAGATCCTCTACGCGATCGCCCTGCGGATGACCGAGGACCCGCAGCAGGACCTGTTGCTGCTCGACGGCGAAGGCGGTCCCGTCGAGCGGTTGACCAACCTGATCGAGGCGCATGTCCGGCGGTTGGCGCGACACCGGGTGGAACACCTTGTCGCCCTGCGGGAGCTGTCGGCGCTCACGCCCGAGCATCGCCGCGTGGTCACCGACTATCGCAAGTACTACCAGCGTCGGATCCGCGACGTCATCGATGCCGGCGCGCGGCTGGGCCTGTTCGAGGTTCGCGACCCGCACCAATCGGCGATCGCGGTGCTCGATCTGATGAACGGGATCAGCTGGTGGCTCAACGACTCCCACGACGTCGACCAGTTGGTGCGCGACTACGTCGACTTCACGATCGGTGGCGTTCTCCACCACCGTCCGGCGTCGTGAGCGGCCCGCTCGCCGGCGTGCGGGTGGTCGAGATGCCCGGCCTCGGGCCGACCCCGCACGCATGCATGCTGCTCGCGGATCTCGGTGCCGACGTCATCCGGATCCGGCGCCCCGGCCCCGATCTGCCCGGGCCCGACGGTATCCCGAATGCCGACGCAGGTCTGTACCGGTCACGGCGCAGCGTCGACGCAGATGTGAAGGATCCCACCGACCTCGCGGGCATCCGCGAGTTGGTCCTGCGCGCCGACATCCTGGTGGAGGGTTTTCGGCCGGGTGTGATGGAGCGCCTCGGCCTCGGGCCCGAGATCTGCTCCGACGCTCCGCAACTCATCTACGCCCGGATGACCGGATGGGGCCAGAGCGGTGACCGCGCCGCCACTGCGGGACACGACATCAACTACCTGGCCGTCACCGGTGTGCTCGAGGCGATGGGTCCGGCCGGATCGCCACCGGTGCCGCCGCTGTCGCTCGTCGGCGATTTCGGTGGGGGATCGATGTTGCTCGTCGTCGGGGTGCTGGCCGCCCTGCACGACCGCACGCGTACCGGCCGCGGTCAGGTGATCGACGCTGCGATGGTCGACGGTGCCGGACTCCTCGCCGCGCTCCAATGGTCGTGGAAGACGGCCGGACGCTGGGGTTCTCGAGATCAGGGCAACCTGCTCGACGGGTCGGCGCCGTTCTACGCCACGTATCGGTGCGCCGACGGCAGATTCGTCGCCGTCGGTGCGCTCGAGGAGAAGTTCTGGCGGAACCTCGTCGACACCCTCGGGGTGGGCGATCTGCCCGATCGGTGGGACCGTGCCTCGTGGCCGGTGATCGGCGCGGCACTGCAGGCCCGCTTCGGCACGCGCACGCGCGACGAGTGGGGGAGCGTCTTCGCGGACGTGGATGCCTGCGTCACACCGGTTCTCGACTTCGACGAGGCCGCCGTGGACCCGGTCGCGGTGCAGCGGGGCTCGTTCGTGCGCGTCGACGACGCGATCACCCCGGCGCCGGCACCCCGCTTCTCGCGGACCGTGTTGCCGGCTCCCTCCGCGCCGTCGGCGGCGTCGCTGGGGGAGATCGTGGGCGAGTGGTCGGCGACGAGGTAGCGAATTCGTGACAACGAAAAACCCCCGGGGTGACCCGGGGGTTTTGTCGTGGTGCGCGATACAAGGATTGAACTTGTGACCTCTTCCGTGTCAGGGAAGCGCTCTCCCACTGAGCTAATCGCGCGGGTATCAAATTGTGTAGCGGTGGAGGTGGCGACGGGAATCGAACCCGTGTACACGGCTTTGCAGGCCGTTGCCTCACCACTCGGCCACACCACCAGATGCGAGTCGACTCGCGCCGAGCGGATGACGGGATTCGAACCCGCGACCCTCACCTTGGCAAGGTGATGCGCTACCAGCTGCGCTACATCCGCATGCCCACGAGCGATCTTGTGGATCTTGCTGCTCGCGGTGCGAAGAGAAACTTACGCGATGGTTTCCG
Protein-coding sequences here:
- the zapE gene encoding cell division protein ZapE encodes the protein MVARLCDRNPATSPDALIDEMVPPSTFDDVSFDSYIPDPNEPSQAEAVAKARDFVVRASKARSGKKGLFSRKAPAQGVGLYLDGGFGVGKTHLLASIYHSMPAPKSFATFVEVTHVVGALGFVNAVERLSQHTVLCIDEFELDDPGDTMLVSRLLTELTAKGVSIVATSNTLPGQLGEGRFAAQDFLREIRKLSAVFETIRVDGPDYRHRDLPPAPEPRSESELTEIAESTDGATLDDFDALCDHLSTLHPSKYKDLVDGVSLVCISGLHPAEDQSVALRLVVLADRLYDAHIPVTVAGAKLDEIFTDEMLAGGYRKKYLRATSRLLALSRFAESAA
- a CDS encoding GNAT family N-acetyltransferase, whose translation is MSGPDVTGTTEVVVEVVTDPAAAGGVAEVAAITFPLACPPHASPADIDDFVAANLRESNFRAHITDPRADVLVARDGVGGPILGYALVMHTEPAHPDVCAVVTERPVSEVSKMYVLRDHHSRQGATPSHLLMGTAIERARSHGSTLIWLGVNQLNARAQRFYTKMGFERVGVKTFTLGESTEHDYVFTQRL
- a CDS encoding sulfurtransferase, producing MTSLISATDLAARLDDENLRIVDATVHLTFDADGAHVASGRDTYLAGHLPGAVFADQIADLSDPDGEAPFAAADSARFATAIGGLGIGDDSTVVVYDTVNGIWATRLWWQFGLEGFDDVLVLDGGYSAWTAADLPVETGEVTRPAATFTPSRRSERIVSTDEVAAATGDSSVLLVNALDRESFAGGHIPGSVNVPFAELVDDAGRLRPLDELRRLFDDAGALDPSVRPVTYCGGGIAATAAAFALRTLGRDDVAVYDGSMNAWTADPARPLS
- a CDS encoding flavin-containing monooxygenase, whose translation is MTSVSSPSDTRPRTADIRAAVAAGNIPTLLAVLVEMTGDRRWMADRYRPTRSRGMDDNSSGGLAADIQQEIREAVVEALDDWYDRGQPTRTPADETLVAALMSFTAGEQVAPEFAPMMTEIVRGDLRGTHLPTVPADLATSIDALVIGAGVAGMLISTQLAEAGVEHTVLEKNDEVGGSWYENRYPGAGVDTPSYLYSISSFDHPWSTHFGKRDEVQGYLQAFADRHAVRDRVRFGTEVISATYDADTQRWTVHVRDRDGRQDTLTARILVSAVGLLNRPKLPQLSGLADFTGPIFHSAQWPDELDEPDALTGKRVAIVGSGASAMQIGPAIADRVGSLTIFQRSPQWIAPNDDYFAPVGDAVHWLMDNLPGYREWYRARLSWIFNDKVHSTLRVDPEWPEPTASINAVNHGHREFYLRYLRTELGDRDDLIELSTPDYPPFGKRMLLDNGWFRMLRRPNVELVPHGVERVTSQGLVDGTGAAHDFDIIVFATGFHSDRYLYPMDIVGRSGQNTVEAWGDHDAYAYLGITAPDFPNLFILTGPNTALGHGGSFISILEYQVRYVCDAIRAMIENRLGALEVRRDVTEEYNDAVDRAHAQMVWTHPAMTNWYRNPDGRVVAVLPWRIVDYWDRTRRVELADFTTEPLR
- a CDS encoding nitroreductase family protein produces the protein MELSEAMRTTGTCRYFSERPVEDEVLYRAFDDARFGPQGGNRQPVRWVVVRDETTKKALADLYLPFWEGYYAAVVEGSKKVGAIPKTVESANYFAHHLAEVPALIVVCAEMDGLHPTDHELGRLSVVGGASIYPSVQNLTLALRQQGVATALTTLLCAAENEVKDLLGIPDGYLTAAHIAVGYPRDDFPRKLTRTPVEDITFLDRFDNRMFA
- a CDS encoding class I adenylate-forming enzyme family protein encodes the protein MSAPAMNPTTRALSPAQTSMLGRATIGDQLRRLARSQGSTPAIVAYDAQGGRTSTSYAELDAMANRVAHVLLDLGVGRGDRVAVMSRNRVETVATYYGALKVGAAYSGVSPMFREGEVAQQLRHLEPTVLVIEQPLSALAGPIADSLGISVLVVGDAEGNSWNSFDESVAAADDSEPECEVDEHDLAMIVYTSGTESTPKGVEIAHRNYLISTSPAYTWGLRCRNDDVWLYVMPFHTIAGIGSLTSLTLLGATLVLPAAVDPATALRMIRDEKISVLAQTPTFFIALANHPDFGPDTVGTVRRCLTYGGQVSPHAVDAWAAATPESVWGTYWGQSELTQLGSVGWFRRLEDVPDQDPTWIGKPVGHLEVRVVDADGNDSEEGELLCRTPSVMLGYFKDPERTAQVFEGGWVHTGDIVRIDAEGNLFFRDRRKDMIKTGGFNVASQEVERVLQAHPDVERAAVVGLPDPYWSEAVTGFVVLRAGAEVNGDDIREYCRTDLAKYKVPKEVHVVDALPTDAQGKLLKRELRKAYGTGQG
- a CDS encoding TetR/AcrR family transcriptional regulator, whose translation is MEPVRAEDDAVSAADDQRQRTDRRPRRRRDEIVEAAAGYFAEHGYSNAGMRDIAQAVGMRGASLYNHFQSKEEILYAIALRMTEDPQQDLLLLDGEGGPVERLTNLIEAHVRRLARHRVEHLVALRELSALTPEHRRVVTDYRKYYQRRIRDVIDAGARLGLFEVRDPHQSAIAVLDLMNGISWWLNDSHDVDQLVRDYVDFTIGGVLHHRPAS
- a CDS encoding CaiB/BaiF CoA transferase family protein; this translates as MSGPLAGVRVVEMPGLGPTPHACMLLADLGADVIRIRRPGPDLPGPDGIPNADAGLYRSRRSVDADVKDPTDLAGIRELVLRADILVEGFRPGVMERLGLGPEICSDAPQLIYARMTGWGQSGDRAATAGHDINYLAVTGVLEAMGPAGSPPVPPLSLVGDFGGGSMLLVVGVLAALHDRTRTGRGQVIDAAMVDGAGLLAALQWSWKTAGRWGSRDQGNLLDGSAPFYATYRCADGRFVAVGALEEKFWRNLVDTLGVGDLPDRWDRASWPVIGAALQARFGTRTRDEWGSVFADVDACVTPVLDFDEAAVDPVAVQRGSFVRVDDAITPAPAPRFSRTVLPAPSAPSAASLGEIVGEWSATR